One genomic window of Cydia splendana chromosome 16, ilCydSple1.2, whole genome shotgun sequence includes the following:
- the LOC134798098 gene encoding minor histocompatibility antigen H13: MADTATEIPISIEEGVREAVKNVTDRPPSSIEGVAIAYLSLVIMAILPIFFGSFRSVKYLKEQKESGERAETMSNKDALMFPLIASCALFALYVFFQIFSKEYINLLLTGYFFFLGVLALSHLLSPIISFLVPASVPNVPYHIHFTRGERDQRADIVNYKFTSYDVICVCISLCLGGWYLFKKHWIANNLFGIAFAINGVELLHLNNVVTGCILLCGLFLYDIFWVFGTNVMVTVAKSFEAPIKLVFPQDLLVNGLNASNFAMLGLGDIVVPGIFIALLLRFDKSLKRGSEFYFRATFSAYILGLLATILVMHVFKHAQPALLYLVPACLGTPLALALLRGDIHALFNYEDQPALVEEDAKAKKTE; this comes from the exons ATGGCTGATACGGCGACTGAAATTCCTATAAGCATCGAGGAGGGTGTGAGAGAAGCAGTGAAAAATGTTACAGACCGGCCACCATCGAGTATTGAGGGCGTCGCGATTGCCTACTTAAGTTTAGTTATTATGGCTATTTTGCCGATATTTTTCGGTTCATTTCGTTCAGTGAAGTACCTTAAGGAGCAAAAG GAATCAGGCGAGCGCGCCGAGACGATGTCAAACAAGGACGCACTGATGTTCCCTCTCATCGCGTCGTGCGCTCTCTTCGCTCTCTACGTGTTCTTCCAGATCTTCTCCAAGGAGTACATCAATCTGCTGCTCACTGGATACTTCTTCTTCCTTGGAGTGCTGGCTCTGAGCCATCTGTTGAG CCCCATCATCTCGTTCCTAGTACCCGCCTCGGTACCGAACGTACCATACCACATCCACTTCACTCGCGGCGAGCGAGACCAGCGGGCTGATATAGTCAACTACAAGTTCACCAGCTATGACGTCATCTGTGTGTGCATCTCGCTGTGTCTGGGCGGCTGGTACCTGTTCAAGAAA CACTGGATCGCAAACAACCTCTTCGGGATCGCCTTCGCCATCAACGGAGTGGAGTTGCTCCACCTCAACAATGTAGTCACCGGCTGCATCCTGCTCTGTGGACTGTTTCTGTACGACATCTTCTGGGTGTTCGGCACCAATGTCATGGTCACCGTGGCCAAGTCCTTCGAGGCTCCCATCAAAC TGGTATTCCCCCAAGACCTGCTAGTGAACGGGCTGAACGCGTCCAACTTCGCCATGCTCGGGCTCGGCGACATCGTCGTGCCGGGCATCTTCATCGCGCTCCTGCTCCGCTTCGACAAGAGCCTCAAGCGCGGCTCCGAGTTCTACTTCCGCGCCACCTTCTCCGCGTACATCCTGGGCTTGCTGGCGACGATCCTGGTGATGCACGTGTTTAAGCACGCGCAGCCGGCGCTGCTGTACTTGGTGCCGGCGTGTCTGGGCACGCCGCTCGCGCTGGCGTTGCTGCGCGGCGATATACATGCGCTGTTCAA CTATGAAGACCAGCCAGCCCTCGTAGAGGAAGACGCCAAGGCGAAGAAGACTGAGTAA